A genome region from Eremothecium cymbalariae DBVPG#7215 chromosome 4, complete sequence includes the following:
- a CDS encoding transmembrane 9 family protein (similar to Ashbya gossypii AGR097W), with product MRLIRSFLLCAGVSYGFYFPGVSPVTYHIGDEIPLLVNYLSSDFLWNIDYYSDSIGLCKPNTIKEQSESLGSVIFGDRLYNSPFKVSMLKNSECVKLCDTTIDTALWNTFFGYRYSYNWLVDGLPVLGIDGTSDANGYHNNSELFMGYQADEQKYIYNHFDIYIHYNDRGKGEYRVVFAEAKPISLPRTGSELCSKDAKPVPIGSGNHENITFTYSVIFKKSDISWSTRWDQYLHVYDFDIQLAELISFSLVVLLLSSVLVHSLFRVLKRDIAAYSEFNLDDEFQQDYCWKIIHGEVFRSPSKALLLSVFVGSGSQLFFMALCTVLLGSCGFLSPSARGSLGTVMFVLYALFGGVGSYTSMSIYKFFGGQNWKLNLILTPLLIPVFLFVTTVLLNFFLIYAKSSGAMPFGTMVTIIILWFILSVPVSIIGSLLSWKLNRWDEHPAKTNQIARQVPSQPWYIKTWVATFLAGMFPFGAMAVELYYIYASIWGEIIFFMYGFLFVAFILLTLTTSLVTILLTYYSLCMENWKWQWRSFIIGGVGCSVYVFLHSLFFIKFKFPGFVSMVLYLGYSAMVSIVCCLVTGSIGFLANLWFVRKIYSNIKVD from the coding sequence ATGAGGTTGATTCGATCGTTCTTGTTGTGCGCGGGGGTCAGCTATGGATTCTACTTTCCTGGTGTATCTCCAGTTACGTACCATATTGGAGATGAGATTCCATTGCTAGTGAACTATCTTTCTAGTGATTTTTTGTGGAACATAGATTACTATTCTGATAGCATCGGTTTATGTAAGCCAAATACTATAAAGGAGCAATCTGAATCGTTAGGATCAGTTATATTTGGTGATAGGTTGTACAACTCGCCATTTAAAGTGAGCATGTTAAAAAATAGTGAATGTGTCAAGCTTTGTGATACCACAATAGACACCGCTTTATGGAATACGTTCTTTGGGTATCGATATTCTTATAATTGGTTAGTGGATGGGTTACCTGTATTGGGTATTGATGGTACTTCGGATGCTAATGGTTACCATAATAATTCAGAGCTTTTCATGGGATATCAAGCTGATGAGCAGAAGTACATCTACAATCATTTtgacatatatatccaCTACAATGATCGTGGTAAAGGTGAATATCGGGTCGTTTTTGCAGAAGCGAAGCCAATTTCTTTACCACGTACAGGTTCTGAACTTTGTTCAAAAGATGCTAAGCCAGTTCCAATCGGTTCAGGTAATCATGAGAATATTACGTTCACATATTCAGTgatattcaaaaagagTGACATATCTTGGTCTACTAGATGGgatcaatatcttcatgTTTATGACTTTGATATTCAATTGGCTGAACTTATCAGCTTTAGTTTGGTCGTTTTGTTACTATCTTCCGTTCTTGTTCATTCACTGTTCCGTGTATTGAAACGAGACATTGCCGCTTATAGCGAATTCAATTTAGACGATGAGTTTCAACAAGATTATTGCTGGAAAATAATACATGGTGAGGTTTTTAGATCACCTAGCAAGGCTTTACTGCTATCCGTATTCGTTGGTTCCGGCTCACAGCTATTTTTCATGGCGCTTTGCACTGTATTACTCGGCTCCTGTGGATTTTTATCTCCAAGTGCTAGAGGTTCCTTAGGGACTGTCATGTTTGTTCTCTATGCACTTTTTGGTGGAGTTGGTTCTTACACATCCATGTCCATTTATAAATTCTTTGGTGGTCAGAATTGGAAATTGAATTTAATCCTCACTCCGTTACTAATTCCGgtgtttttatttgttaCAACGGTATTGCTTAACTTTTTTCTCATATACGCCAAATCCTCTGGTGCAATGCCCTTTGGTACCATGGTAACGATTATCATATTATGGTTTATATTGTCTGTCCCAGTATCTATCATTGGttctttattatcttgGAAACTAAATCGATGGGATGAGCATCCGGCTAAAACAAATCAAATTGCGAGGCAAGTTCCATCCCAACCTTGGTACATAAAGACTTGGGTCGCTACTTTCCTAGCAGGCATGTTCCCATTTGGTGCGATGGCAGTCGaactatattatatctacGCTTCAATATGGGGTGaaatcattttcttcatgtatggttttttatttgttgcGTTCATATTATTGACCCTGACCACATCTTTAGTGACTATATTACTCACATATTATTCCTTATGTATGGAGAATTGGAAATGGCAATGGCGTTCGTTTATTATCGGTGGTGTTGGCTGTTCTGTGTATGTGTTCCTACATTCtctattttttattaagttTAAATTCCCAGGGTTCGTCAGCATGGTGTTGTACCTTGGGTATTCCGCCATGGTCAGTATTGTATGTTGCTTAGTTACTGGGTCTATTGGTTTCTTAGCAAACCTATGGTTTGTTAGGAAGATTTATTCCAACATTAAAGTCGATTAG
- the RAX2 gene encoding Rax2p (similar to Ashbya gossypii AGR095W), translating to MYIHKYTLLVLSFVAGLAQGSQINGVVNHFNITQYTAPHLDLSTVRNSQLLIFDDFQTFDYYTYKGQQIFTGLADERKNSLIYYSNNTYVQLAELPDGAEIKKIVPWGDDSFILSGRGVFEGHRLEHQLIYNLSSFEITEILKEPLEHVNDILTDGEVVYFGGGFTYNDGNLSGHSVVKWDATDKSSSLLPFYGFGQGSVVNNIIKLDDSNILFVGKFSTIDNTALLPHRNVSSSFLSNSTNIETNALASLRFSSLVHDGTLNSSAFVCPEGSADSWTIPHSTMGELTIRVINQMTPSKIRIYNSKDSNNQVNLFRIVTSPSRSIMNMTYVDPITGALAVCDAWCPLQPLSVLSNLAENSTSSVMAAFPNNNNVLVKWTAAYQEFAFVNRVPIQELTFIAIDSFGHNVGLLGIELFQAEYDTYVNNTLNQPNCDSQQNFPASVVSKDTVWYQGLPDQSYMATSFTAGKPSVTLTPSIPYPGIYTLNLVTPGCLTDNTCAFRGIVNVTIRAQNGTHLMNRWIYQNNENLKYDPLFRGYLDDSPNVVLEWIGPIDPAAANNVMVADRVTSIIDSIEDLEMKNGTSNSNLLNGLFQYAASNFTNTNLSTLVGSTNIDQYPVRNIPHSSSLFGQIYNDTLFIGSPSIDGLAKISRRKDDWNDIIVDPQLIDTEGPVTGIFPYSNGLALTVHSNQTNMASSLSFNGSISTIFRSNAPSLSILNLTIDGSEILVFDNGYVYNVSSQSDISNSETLKLSLLSAGANLEDDLILAGNVQSTKHFVPNGAIAIDADSNEVVTSGLPSVDDGIIYRGLFINDSSSAYAYYSKSLGSSKGGIVVYGEHEPEYLSTDDSTVNDMLYIKDSNLLAVVTSGTSQGLASLYIHDLSADFAPIKETFEIGEVINTMVLFGRNYTLLVGGTFTRNGCRDLCLYNYATNNWTRFMDGNITGDIRQLQFLDGNTLMVAGLLASSDSKDLQLVEIDLSNMEIISKLQGTNTGTFQHVLTVGNSSSELIAHDGNQVFHFVDGQWKNISPDTSGQTQINGLTLLSTDFSQRNSIMKRDRVGNELVVINGNFSSPDYGDINAMYYDFNGWNPYYFSVPRESNSDEVIPQGQLFLNKDVSFTSSSQIYLSNDNDNDDTPAASEPATHEKHTKKLAKIFVVLIALALALATVAVLGVVGVLFAYLFGDHNAYEPLKPRINEAEMLKTVPPEKLMKFI from the coding sequence ATGTACATTCATAAATATACGTTGCTAGTACTTTCGTTCGTCGCTGGCCTTGCTCAAGGATCTCAGATAAACGGTGTAGTCAACCATTTTAATATAACACAATATACTGCACCGCACTTGGATCTTTCTACCGTCAGGAATAGTCAGTTGCTTATATTTGATGACTTTCAAACGTTTGATTACTATACATACAAAGGGCAGCAAATTTTTACAGGCTTAGCCGACGAGAGGAAAAACTCGTTAATCTACTATTCCAATAATACTTATGTTCAGTTGGCAGAGTTACCAGACGGTGcagaaataaagaaaatagtTCCGTGGGGTGATGatagttttattttaagtGGCAGGGGTGTGTTTGAAGGCCATCGATTGGAGCACCAATTAATCTATAATCTATCAAGCTTCGAGATAACGGAAATACTTAAAGAGCCATTAGAACACGTCAATGACATTTTAACGGACGGCGAGGTGGTATACTTTGGAGGTGGTTTCACATATAATGATGGAAACTTGTCGGGCCACAGTGTGGTGAAGTGGGATGCAACAGATAAATCAAGTTCGTTATTACCTTTCTATGGCTTTGGGCAGGGCTCTGTGGTAAACAACATAATAAAATTGGATGATagtaatatattatttgttgGCAAATTTTCTACAATTGATAATACTGCATTATTGCCACATAGAAATGTTTCCAGCAGTTTCTTATCAAACAGCACAAACATAGAAACAAACGCCTTGGCATCACTCCGATTTTCATCTTTGGTTCATGACGGAACCTTGAATAGTTCAGCGTTCGTTTGTCCTGAGGGTTCAGCTGATTCTTGGACGATACCGCATAGCACTATGGGCGAACTCACTATTCGGGTTATTAATCAGATGACGCCTTCAAAAATTAGAATCTACAATTCCAAGGATTCCAATAATCAAGTCAACTTGTTCAGAATTGTAACATCCCCATCTAGAAGTATCATGAACATGACTTACGTTGACCCCATAACTGGAGCATTAGCTGTGTGTGATGCTTGGTGCCCTCTTCAGCCACTATCGGTGCTTTCCAATCTAGCAGAAAATAGTACGTCATCTGTAATGGCAGCATTTCCGAATAACAACAATGTCCTTGTTAAATGGACGGCCGCATATCAAGAATTTGCATTCGTTAATCGCGTCCCCATACAAGAGTTAACATTCATCGCCATAGATTCTTTTGGTCACAATGTGGGATTACTAGGTATCGAATTATTCCAAGCTGAATATGATACTTACGTAAACAACACATTAAATCAACCCAACTGTGACTCTCAACAAAATTTCCCTGCTTCTGTAGTCTCTAAAGATACCGTATGGTATCAAGGACTTCCAGATCAAAGCTACATGGCAACTTCATTTACCGCAGGTAAACCAAGCGTAACTTTGACGCCTTCCATTCCTTATCCAGGTATTTACACTCTAAATTTGGTTACTCCTGGTTGTCTGACTGATAACACTTGTGCATTCAGGGGAATTGTAAACGTCACTATACGCGCACAAAATGGAACCCATTTAATGAATCGTTGGATCTACCAGAACAACGAAAATCTGAAATATGATCCTTTATTCAGAGGATATTTGGACGATAGCCCAAATGTGGTCTTAGAGTGGATTGGTCCAATTGATCCCGCGGCTGCTAATAATGTCATGGTGGCGGATAGGGTTACCTCTATTATTGATTCtattgaagatttagaaatgaaaaacGGAACTTCAAATAGTAATCTCTTAAATGGCTTATTCCAGTATGCTGCATCGAACTTTACTAATACTAACCTTTCCACGCTTGTGGGTAGCACAAATATTGACCAATATCCTGTAAGGAATATACCACATAGTTCCTCCCTCTTTGGACAGATATATAACGATACATTGTTTATTGGAAGTCCTTCAATAGATGGGCTAGCTAAAATCAGTCGTCGCAAGGACGATTGGaatgatattattgttgatcCACAACTGATAGACACAGAAGGACCTGTTACCGGCATTTTTCCATATTCGAATGGTTTAGCACTTACCGTACATTCTAATCAGACAAACATGGCAAGTTCATTGAGTTTCAACGGTAGCATTAGCACTATATTTCGTTCTAATGCACCTAGTTTAtctattttgaatttgacaATTGATGGAAGTGAAATATTAGTCTTTGATAATGGATATGTTTATAATGTATCGTCCCAGTCTgatatatcaaattctgaaactttaaaattgtCACTATTGTCAGCTGGTGCAAATTTAGAAGATGATCTAATACTTGCAGGAAATGTACAATCAACTAAACATTTTGTACCTAATGGGGCTATTGCAATTGATGCCGATAGTAATGAGGTGGTGACATCAGGCCTTCCATCAGTGGATGATGGAATAATCTACAGAGGTTTATTCATAAATGATTCGTCTTCTGCGTATGCCTACTATTCGAAATCCTTAGGTAGTTCAAAAGGGGGTATTGTAGTATATGGTGAACATGAACCTGAATATTTATCAACAGACGATTCAACTGTCAATGACATGCTTTATATCAAAGATTCCAATTTACTCGCTGTTGTCACAAGTGGAACAAGTCAAGGTCTTGCCAGTTTGTATATTCACGATTTATCTGCTGATTTTGCACCTATAAAAGAAACCTTTGAAATTGGTGAAGTTATAAATACAATGGTTTTATTTGGGCGAAACTATACGTTGTTGGTTGGTGGTACTTTTACACGTAATGGTTGTCGTGATCTTTGTTTGTATAATTATGCCACTAATAATTGGACACGATTCATGGATGGCAATATAACGGGTGATATAAGGCAACTACAATTCTTAGATGGTAATACTTTGATGGTTGCGGGTTTATTAGCTTCTTCTGACTCGAAAGATCTTCAACTTGTAGAGATagatctttcaaatatggAGATAATATCAAAGTTACAAGGCACCAATACTggaacttttcaacatgTGTTAACTGTTGGTAACTCCAGTTCTGAACTAATAGCACATGATGGTAATCAAGTTTTCCACTTTGTGGATGGACAATGGAAGAATATTTCTCCTGATACTTCTGGGCAAACCCAAATTAATGGTTTAACTCTTTTATCTACAGATTTCTCTCAAAGAAATTCCATAATGAAGAGAGATAGGGTTGGTAATGAACTTGTGGTAATAAATGGAAATTTTAGCAGTCCCGATTATGGTGACATTAATGCAATGTATTATGATTTTAATGGTTGGAATCCATATTATTTTTCAGTTCCTCGAGAATCTAATTCAGATGAAGTAATTCCGCAAGGTCAACTTTTCCTGAATAAAGATGTATCCTTTACTTCGAGTTCTCAGATCTACTTAAGCAATGATAATGACAATGACGATACTCCAGCCGCCAGTGAACCTGCAACTCATGAAAAGCATACTAAAAAGTTAGCTAAgatatttgttgttttaattgCATTGGCTTTGGCATTAGCTACAGTAGCTGTGTTAGGCGTGGTCGGTGTCTTATTCGCTTATCTATTTGGTGACCACAACGCATATGAACCTTTGAAACCTAGGATTAACGAGGCAGAAATGTTGAAAACGGTGCCACCGgagaaattgatgaaatttaTTTAG
- the RNR3 gene encoding ribonucleotide-diphosphate reductase subunit RNR3 (similar to Ashbya gossypii ADL057W) produces the protein MYVYKRDGRKEQVKFDKITARISRLCYGLDPKHIDAVKITQRIISGVYEGVTTVELDNLAAETCAYMTTVHPDYATLAARIAISNLHKQTTKQFSQVISDLYHYINPKNGLKSPMISDEVYEIVMEHKDELNSAILYDRDFQYNYFGFKTLERSYLLRIDGQVAERPQHMVMRVAVGIHGRDIKKAIETYNLMSLRYFTHASPTLFNAGTPHPQMSSCFLVAMKDDSIEGIYDTLKECALISKTAGGIGLHIHNIRSTGSYIAGTNGTSNGIIPMVRVYNNTARYVDQGGNKRPGAFAIYLEPWHSDIFDFIDIRKNHGKEEIRARDLFPALWIPDLFMRRVQDNGDWTLFSPSEAPGLSEVWGDEFEELYERYVLEGRGRKTIKAQKLWYAILEAQTETGTPFILYKDACNRKSNQKNIGTIKSSNLCCEIVEYSSPEETAVCNLASIALPAFIEESSDGKTQFYNFQKLHDIAKVVTRNLNRVIDRNYYPVETARRSNMRHRPIALGVQGLADAFMILRIPFDSKEAKELNIQIFETLYHAACEASVELAIEEGPYESFKGSPISKGILQFDMWGRKPTDLWDWQTLKAKIVKHGTRNSLLIAPMPTASTSQILGYNECFEPYTSNMYSRRVLSGEFQIVNPYLLRDLVDLGVWDESMKSHIISDNGSIQGLPNIPQELKDLYKTVWELSQKTIIDMAADRGAYIDQSQSLNIHIRAPTMGRLTSMHFYGWKKGLKTGMYYLRTQAASAAIQFTVDKAVAEQAANNVANLSKLQRPQYVPCDFTYSKNSTIPLDELKDSVSVNISTSDVSSLSNSVSSLTIDSKAPITPITEPGSKSGEFEDEAEVDSEQKFDIYNSKVVACAINNPEACEMCSG, from the coding sequence atGTATGTTTATAAGAGAGACGGTCGTAAGGAGCAGGTCAAGTTTGACAAGATTACAGCGCGTATATCACGGTTGTGCTATGGCCTGGATCCGAAACATATTGATGCAGTGAAAATCACTCAGAGGATTATATCTGGGGTTTATGAGGGGGTGACGACCGTTGAATTGGATAATTTAGCAGCGGAAACATGTGCTTATATGACGACGGTGCATCCGGATTATGCTACTTTAGCAGCGCGGATTGCCATTTCGAATTTGCATAAGCAGACGACCAAGCAGTTTTCGCAGGTTATTAGCGATTTGTATCATTATATCAATCCCAAGAATGGGTTGAAGTCTCCGATGATTTCAGATGAAGTTTATGAGATTGTGATGGAGCACAAGGACGAGCTTAATTCTGCGATATTGTATGACAGAGATTTCCAGTATAACTACTTTGGATTCAAGACGTTGGAACGTTCTTACTTGCTGCGGATTGATGGGCAGGTTGCCGAGAGACCTCAGCACATGGTGATGCGTGTGGCGGTGGGGATTCATGGACGAGACATTAAGAAAGCGATTGAGACGTATAACTTGATGTCATTGAGGTATTTCACCCACGCGTCGCCTACGTTGTTCAATGCGGGTACACCGCATCCACAAATGTCATCGTGTTTCTTGGTTGCTATGAAGGATGACTCAATTGAGGGTATCTATGATACGTTAAAGGAGTGTGCTCTGATTTCCAAGACTGCTGGTGGTATTGGGTTGCACATTCACAACATTCGGTCCACTGGCTCTTACATTGCGGGCACGAACGGGACTTCAAACGGTATTATCCCTATGGTAAGGGTATACAATAATACCGCTCGTTATGTCGACCAGGGTGGTAACAAGCGTCCTGGAGCGTTTGCCATATATTTGGAGCCATGGCATTCGGATATCTTTGACTTTATTGATATTCGGAAGAACCACGGTAAGGAGGAAATTCGTGCTCGTGACTTGTTTCCTGCGTTATGGATTCCTGATCTGTTTATGCGCAGGGTCCAAGATAATGGCGATTGGACGTTGTTCTCTCCTAGCGAAGCACCTGGTTTATCTGAAGTATGGGGAGAcgaatttgaagaactatACGAACGTTACGTCCTCGAAGGCCGTGGGAGAAAGACTATCAAAGCCCAAAAATTGTGGTATGCCATCTTGGAGGCTCAAACGGAGACGGGCACTCCATTCATCTTGTATAAGGATGCTTGTAACAGAAAATctaatcaaaaaaatattggtacCATCAAATCCTCCAACTTATGCTgtgaaattgttgaatattcCTCTCCAGAAGAGACTGCCGTGTGCAATTTGGCCTCCATTGCTCTACCAGCATTTATCGAAGAGTCTTCAGATGGAAAGACTCAATTTTACAACTTCCAAAAGTTACATGATATTGCAAAAGTCGTCACTCGTAATTTGAACAGAGTCATTGATCGTAACTATTACCCTGTTGAGACTGCCAGGCGGTCAAATATGCGGCATAGACCTATCGCTTTGGGTGTCCAAGGTTTAGCCGATGCATTCATGATTTTGCGTATCCCTTTTGATTCCAAAGAAGCTAAAGAATTGAACATTCAAATATTCGAAACTCTATATCATGCAGCTTGCGAGGCGTCCGTTGAATTAGCTATCGAAGAAGGTCCTTATGAGTCTTTCAAGGGTTCTCCAATATCCAAAGgtattttacaatttgaCATGTGGGGAAGGAAACCTACTGATCTATGGGATTGGCAGACTTTGAAGGCTAAAATAGTTAAACACGGTACCCGGAACTCCTTGTTAATTGCTCCAATGCCAACAGCCTCTACGTCGCAGATTTTGGGCTATAATGAGTGTTTTGAACCTTACACATCAAATATGTATTCTCGTCGTGTATTGTCAGGTGAGTTCCAGATTGTTAATCCCTACTTGTTACGTGATTTAGTTGATCTAGGTGTGTGGGATGAATCTATGAAGTCCCACATCATTTCTGATAATGGTTCCATTCAAGGGTTGCCCAATATCCCCcaagaattgaaagatCTTTATAAGACCGTCTGGGAGTTATCTCAGAAGACTATAATTGACATGGCTGCCGATCGTGGTGCCTACATTGATCAATCTCAGTCTCTGAACATTCATATTCGCGCTCCTACCATGGGTAGGTTAACTTCTATGCACTTTTATGGTTGGAAGAAAGGATTAAAGACAGGCATGTATTATTTACGGACTCAAGCTGCGTCTGCAGCCATTCAATTCACTGTGGACAAGGCTGTAGCTGAACAAGCTGCAAACAATGTAGCTAATCTATCCAAACTTCAGCGTCCACAATATGTCCCATGTGATTTCACTTATTCTAAAAACTCCACTATTCCCTTAGATGAATTAAAAGATTCGGTGTCCGTTAACATCTCTACATCTGATGTTTCTTCCCTATCAAATAgtgtttcttctttgacAATAGATTCGAAAGCACCAATTACCCCCATTACGGAACCTGGATCGAAATCTGGtgagtttgaagatgaagcaGAGGTTGACAGCGAACAAAAGTTTGATATTTACAATTCTAAAGTCGTTGCTTGTGCTATCAACAACCCAGAAGCTTGTGAAATGTGCTCCGGTTAG
- the TRS85 gene encoding Trs85p (similar to Ashbya gossypii AGR096C): protein MLSYEKYMNLLHYPDQWSQPVPREISRKVICNALSPCISVQSTDALNQHLEEVFKIGSLYKLLRYFGDYIQDRDQLDDKISAKLQPNNRRQRQNSLFQRNSSRYIRFQTPLTDIISVGDNHQVEFNDLEESLSEFLKDIEEHTVNDSPCELLKHSIFHKFITMLSSTTLSPYHSFNHPILALLALDITQGEEYELARELLMEFKNLPNTLSKFPAFINTNDVLPVFILCFDQSSPQQWETVQSLMKVIKKQLFVESVPLPIFTNFRDRSIVLHPPITNSLQEQLYDSSHPVSLKLCPRLVKLIYDTINSMVEDLMIPFMNRKISFWDETILQPRKSIFHSNKLLKRFISKSSGSPTASMPTSPDGHFLASSNEFLLRKLADWCFMLSDYKTAYSIYEILIRDFENYPLYMSSCQEFSALSLLMGAHSIVTAKMIKNDIDPLIMKYLDYAVNNIISLDQIRCMIYMTELFLSLSDTWTSAPFAIKYLEVILQKENLKLGPVCRNLIWERISFAYRLRIDPRIHADDDSTSDCDHDLEEELYLNPHKLHCGKIQNQGFTRYRKEAVFQLLAAKKWLQCGQTRQGAWSLKRCNRVYRDLPFANAEGTLLSRLADAVVDSENSQRAN, encoded by the coding sequence ATGCTGTCATATGAGAAGTATATGAATTTGCTACATTACCCAGATCAGTGGAGTCAGCCTGTTCCTCGAGAAATATCAAGGAAGGTTATCTGTAATGCACTATCACCATGTATCAGTGTTCAGAGCACAGATGCATTAAATCAACATTTGGAAGAGGTATTTAAAATTGGGTCATTGTACAAGTTGCTAAGATATTTTGGGGATTATATACAAGATCGAGATCAGTTGGATGATAAAATCAGTGCTAAATTACAGCCCAATAACCGGAGACAGAGGCAAAACTCGCTTTTTCAGAGGAACTCTTCGAGGTACATTCGTTTCCAGACCCCTTTAACGGATATTATATCTGTGGGAGATAACCACCAAGTGGAGTTCAATGATTTGGAGGAGTCTTTATCTgagtttttgaaagatattgagGAGCATACGGTGAATGATTCTCCTTGTGAGCTGCTAAAGCATTCTATTTTCCACAAATTTATTACTATGttatcttcaacaactttatCTCCGTATCATTCGTTTAACCATCCGATTTTGGCATTACTTGCACTTGATATTACTCAGGGAGAGGAATATGAGTTGGCTCGGGAGTTGTTAATGGAGTTTAAAAACCTTCCCAATACTTTGAGTAAATTTCCAGCGTTCATAAATACAAATGATGTTTTGCCTGTTTTCATTCTATGTTTTGATCAGTCATCCCCACAACAATGGGAAACTGTTCAATCACTTATGAAggtaataaaaaaacagttatttgttgaaagtGTTCCGCTTCCCATTTTCACTAACTTTCGCGATAGATCCATAGTTTTACACCCACCAATTACTAATTCATTACAAGAACAACTTTACGACTCTTCACATCCAGTATCTTTGAAATTATGCCCACGGTTGGTAAAATTAATCTATGATACTATCAATTCAATGGTGGAGGATTTGATGATCCCGTTCATGAATCGCaagatttctttttgggaTGAGACTATACTGCAGCCACGAAAGTCAATTTTTCACAGCAAtaaacttttaaaaaggtttaTCTCGAAATCAAGCGGTTCACCCACAGCTTCTATGCCTACATCTCCAGATGGTCACTTTCTTGCTTCCTCAAATGAATTTTTGCTCCGAAAACTGGCTGACTGGTGTTTTATGCTATCAGATTATAAGACTGCATATTCGATTTATGAAATACTAATTagagattttgaaaattatcCATTGTACATGTCGTCATGCCAGGAATTCTCAGCCCTTTCCTTATTAATGGGAGCACATTCAATTGTAACAGcaaaaatgataaaaaatGACATAGATCCTTTAATTATGAAGTACCTTGACTATGCAGTAAACAATATTATTTCCCTAGACCAAATCCGCtgtatgatatatatgacAGAActctttctttccttgAGTGATACATGGACATCAGCTCCGTTTGCcataaaatatttggaggTTATATTGCAAAAAGAGAATTTAAAGTTGGGTCCCGTGTGCAGAAATCTTATTTGGGAACGCATAAGCTTTGCATATAGGTTACGAATTGATCCCAGGATTCACGCTGACGATGACAGTACTTCAGACTGCGATcatgatttggaagaagaattgTATCTGAACCCTCACAAACTTCATTGTGGCAAGATACAAAACCAAGGATTTACGAGATATAGGAAAGAAGCTGTCTTTCAATTACTTGCTGCGAAGAAATGGCTGCAGTGCGGCCAAACAAGACAAGGTGCCTGGTCATTGAAACGCTGCAATAGGGTATATCGTGATCTACCTTTTGCTAATGCCGAGGGAACTTTATTGAGCAGACTTGCGGATGCTGTAGTAGATAGTGAAAATAGTCAAAGAGCTAATTAA
- the FIS1 gene encoding Fis1p (similar to Ashbya gossypii ADL058W) has product MPQINYLPTVEDAYGPLSDAQLDILRQQVLSEGGDIASIQSRFNYAWGLIKSHDPENQRLGVKLLTDIYKESPMRRRESLYYLTIGCYKLGEYSMAKRYADALYLHEPENSQAQAVKAMVEKKIQTESVKGIALLGVGIAALATAAGFVLRQRKR; this is encoded by the coding sequence ATGCCACAAATCAACTACCTTCCAACTGTAGAAGACGCTTACGGGCCCTTGTCCGATGCACAACTGGATATATTACGTCAGCAAGTCCTTTCCGAAGGCGGCGATATAGCTTCAATCCAATCTCGGTTCAACTACGCCTGGGGCTTAATCAAATCCCATGATCCTGAAAACCAACGACTAGGTGTCAAACTTCTAACTGACATTTACAAGGAGTCTCCCATGAGAAGACGCGAATCTCTGTATTACCTTACCATTGGTTGCTACAAATTAGGGGAATATTCTATGGCGAAGAGATACGCTGATGCATTATATTTACATGAACCAGAAAACTCACAAGCTCAGGCAGTCAAGGCCATGGTCGAGAAGAAGATCCAGACCGAGAGCGTGAAGGGTATAGCACTCCTAGGTGTTGGTATTGCAGCTCTAGCGACTGCCGCAGGGTTTGTTCTGCGCCAACGGAAGCGCTGA